Sequence from the Maribellus comscasis genome:
GCCGGCAACAGTGCAAAAATAATTATGCGGATGGCAATGGTATAGCCTGCAAGTGCTTCCGGGCCTGAAACAGCAATGATACGAACCAGTAAAATCCAGCTCGATGTTGCTATTAAGTTCTGCAATATTCCGCCTCCGGAAATTCTGATAAGTTTTGCCATCACATTTGCCCGTATTTTTAAACTGTGCCAATACAAACGGATACGGTGTTTTCCCCGAAACAGCAGATAGAACTGATAAATAACGGCCAAACCTCTTCCTGTTGTTGTTGCCACTGCTGCACCTGCCAGTCCCAGTTCAGGGAATGGCCCGTAACCAAATATTAACAGTGGGTCGAGAATTATATTTACAATATTGGCAAACCACATTACGCGCATCGAAATTGCCGCATCGCCGGAACTCCGGAACACTGCATTTATGATAAAAAGCAGCATGATTACCATATTACTTCCAAACATAATTGCAGGGAACATGTATCCTTCGGCAGCCATGCTGTCGGTAGCTCCCATTAATTTTAAAAACTCACCGGCAAACAAAATGCCTGGTATGGCAATACAAACTGAAATAATAACACCAACCATTATTGCCTGAAAAGCAACAACTCCTGCCTGCTTTTTGTTTTTTTCTCCAATCCGTCTCGAAACAAGTGCAGTTGTAGCCAAACTCAATCCCATTCCAATGGCGTAAACTACTGTCATTGCCGATTCTGTAATTCCTACAGTTGCCACGGCATCGGCACCGAGTTTTGAAACAAAGAAAATATCAACAACTGCAAAAACCGACTCCATTATCATTTCCAAAACCATTGGCACAGCAAGGATAAAAATGGCTTGTCCAAGGCTGGTTTCGGTAAAATCGCGTTCGGTTCCTGATATGGCTTCTTTTATATCCTGCCATATGACTTTAAAATCTAACTTTTTGAATCTCGTTAAAGACAAAACTTTTATTTTTTTGCCTGACATGGTATGTGAAAATTATGAAAAAAAGGTGAATAAACTACTTGAAAAATCTCTCTGAACTGCTCTAGCACGGCAGCGTGGACATGACGGGAATGAAAATAGAGAGTTTCATCGTAGCTTTTTTAAATTAATAATGGTGCAAATATATAGAATTATTTTTTTGTAATTTTAGTTGTTCATTAAAAAATGGGAAATACAGCAAAACTTTTTATTCAGATGTGATACCAAAATGAATAAATTTATACAAATAATATTTATTATCCTGACATTGTGGGTTTCTCTTTTTGTGCCGACGGCGCAGGCACAGATTAAAATTTCAGAAACTACATTTCAAAAACGGTTGCATTACAAAGTGGAAATATCAAATGCTACTTTTCTTATTGATAAATATTCTGGAGGGATTTCATCTTTAACTGACAAACAAGGGAAAGATTGGATTCAGTGGAAGAGATTAGCTGAAGAAAAATATCCTGAATCGGCGGCGGGTGATTTCAGGGGAATGCCAAATTTTGTTTACGGAGGCGATGATAACGGAACCGGCCATCCCGGATTTGAAAAAGTAATGTGTTTTAAAGACGAAGAAAACCGGATTCGGATAAAAAGTTTGAATGGAAAATGGGAATGGCAATATGAGTTTTTCCGCAAGTATATGAAAGTCCAGGTTTTAAGCACTCCAGCCTCCGAACGAAATTATTGGTTCCTATATGAAGGCGTCCCGGGAGGAGAGTTTAATCCTGAACGACAATATTGGGGAACACATAAGGGATTAAAAACATCAATGCCTGATTATTACAGGAGCGAAGAAGAATATGGAAAATGGGATTGGGTTTTCTTTGGGCATCAGAATTTCAAAAGAGTTTTGTTTTTGGTGCAAAAAAGAGCAGACAAGAATTCTGATACCTTTGGATTTTTGGGCGACTCGGACAACGGATTACAATCAGAAGATGGCATGGTTGTTTTTGGTTTCGGAAGAGGAAGAAATGCCACTCCGTTGCTTAATTCAAATCAAATATTTTATGTAGGTTTTTACGAAAAGCTTGTTGACAGTGATTCCTTTTCCAAACTGGCTTTGTATATTCAAAAAACAATTTTTTGAGCCCGGATGAACCGATTCAGTAGAATAATGTTACTAATGCTGAAACAGAACAATTGAGTTGTCATGAATCGATTTTTGTATTTTTCCGTTATATTTTTTCTCCTTTCTTGTGGCAGAGAAAATCGCTTTCCTGAACCGGTTTCCGAAAAGGTATCTTTAGATCAGGTAAAAATACCCGGGCAGTTGGGGCTATCCAATCGCGATTCTAATTTAACTTTCGAAGAAAATGTGGGCTCCGGCGGGTATTTGAGAGAATTGAACCGGTTTCAGGAAATGTATCTTTCCAAAGATTCAAATTTTAACCTCAAAAATTTTGAAAAAGCCTGGAACGAAGTTGCTGCAAACATGAGTCATTCGAGATTAAATTTGAATGACGCGGTTTTGTGGTTTAGAATAACCGGAACTCTGATGCAGATTACGGGCAAAGCAAAATATGCAGAAGAAATGGAGAATATCGTTCTTAACGGTTTTAAAACAAATACAGAAGACGAATCCAAAGAAATTGAAAATTTAGTAGCTTCATACATATTTACAAAAAATGTAGACCACGTTCATATCAATCTTTTTGTTCCGGCTGAACTTCAATACGAACACACACTACACGGTAAAGTAAAAATAAAACAAGAAACCAACTTTCCTGATTCAGGAGATATTTCCGTGAGTTTTAGTATGGAAAAAAACCGGTATATTGAAGTTTTTGTTCGAATTCCAAGCTGGGCCGACGGAGCTACAGTCACTGTTGAAGGTGTTAAATATACTGCTCCCGTGGGAGACTATGCATTTATTGCCAAAAAATGGCATGAAGGTGACGAAATAAAGATTCATTTTCCCAATAAAAACCAAAATTTGGCCGGATTATGACTTTGGCGAAGCACTCCAGCGTGCCAGTCCTCCCAAAGAAGTCTCACGGTAATTGCTCTGTAAATCTATTCCGGTCGTATACATGGTCTCAACCACCTCGTCAAAACTAATACGATGACGGCCATCTGACATTAATGCATAGGTATTGTGTGAAACCGCACGTTCGGCAGCAAACGCATTTCTTTCAATACAAGGAATCTGAACGAGTCCGGCAACAGGATCGCAGGTTAGTCCCAGGTGATGTTCCAGTCCCATTTCAGCCGAATATTCAATTTGGTAGATTGTTCCTCCCATCAGTTGTGTAGCAGCTGCCGATGCCATCGCGCAAGCCGTTCCGACTTCTCCCTGACAACCAACTTCAGCGCCTGAGATTGATGCGTTGGTTTTAACAAGATTACCAAATAAACCAGCAGTGGCCAAAGCTCTCAATATGGCTTTTTTTTCTATTTTATATACTTTTTTGAAATATTTCAGAACAGCAGGGAGCACACCACTTCCGCCACAGGTTGGCGCCGCCACGATTTTACCGCCCGAGGCATTTTCTTCAGAAACCGCCAAAGCATAAGAAAACAGTTGCGACCTTCGTTTAAAAGGAGTAGCAAAATTTTGCCCTTTTAAATAAAATGACTGTGCTTTTCGGGGAAGTTTTAAAATACCGGGAAGAACACCATCTTTTTCAAGACCATTTTTTATACTCGATTCCATTACATCCCACACTTCTTCCAAAAACGACCAGATTTCTTCACCTTCATATTCGATTACATACTCCCAAAACTGTTTTCCGTTGGAATTACACCATTTTAGGATTTCATCCATATTTTTGTGTGGGTATATTTCCTTTGTTTCCGTTTCTGAAAAATCATCGATTATGGCACCACCTCCGATGCTGTATGCAGTCCATTCATCTAACAATGTACTCTCTTTGTTAAAAGCGGCAAATTTCAACGCATTCGGATGTTTGGGTAAAAATACTTTGGGTTCCCAAAGTATTTCAAAATTTTCGTTTTTAAAGGTCTCCTGGATGACTTTATCTGTTAAATGGCCTTTCCCGGTGGCAGCCAAGCTTCCGAAAAGTGTAATTGCAAAACGACTGGCGCCTGAATTTTTCTGTAAAAATTGTTCAGCCGCTTTTTTCGGCCCCATAGTATGACTGCTTGAAGGACCATGACCTATTTTGTATATTTCCCGAATCGATTCCATATTTCAATTTTAAAACACAAATCAATAACATTCCCGCGAAACAATCAAAGATTTATGCTAAATGTATGTTTAATTAACGTTTTTAATAAGAATGAAAAAATAATCTTTTTTTGAAATTATCCGGCTATTTCACGCTATTTTGTATTTTTAATCCAAAATTTTTTAATGATTATGAAAAACCTAAGCCTGATATTATTAATTGCCTTTTTTGCAGCCTGTGATTCTTCAGAACAAAAAAGTATTGAAATGCCTTACAAAAAATCTGATTTTGAAAGTATTATTGACGGAAAAACAACTCGTGCTTTCACAATGGAAAATGACAATGGAATGGTGGTTGTGTTAACCAACTATGGTGCTAAAATTGTATCGATTTATGTGCCCGATAAAAACGGAAATTATGCTGACATTATGCTGGGTTTTAAATCGGTCGATGATTATCAACAGTATGGAGCAAGCCATGGAGCTGTGGTTGGTCCGTTTGCGAACCGAATTGCCAATGCGCAATTTACCATCGACGATGAAACTTATCATTTCCCTGTAAACAACGGGGAAGCTTGTTTGCACTCTGGCCCCGATAGTTGGTATCGAAAAGTATGGGATTATGAAAAAAACGGAAACGTTACTGTTTTTAGTCTTGAAAGTCCTGATGGTGAATTTGGCTTCCCAGGTAACAAAAAAGTGAGTGTAACCTATACATTGACCGACGACAATGAACTCAAAATAGATTATAAGTTAACTACAGACAGAGCTTGTCATTTTAATTTAACCAACCACAGTTATTTTAATTTACGGGGTGAAGGAAACGGCGATATTCTTGACCATGTTTTGGTTATTAATGCCAACCAATCAACACCGGTTGCCGACGCAGGAATGATTCCAAGCGGCGAGATTGTTGATATTCGCGGAACGGCACTTGATTTTACAACGCCACATGCTATTGGAGAACGAATCGAAGCAGACAATGAAATGCTAAAATACGGTTCAGGTTACGATTTTAACTATGTAATTAACAAAGAGGATGGCGAGCTTGCTTTTGCTGCCAGTGCTTTTGAACCGGAAAGTGGGAGATATATGGAAGTGTTTACCACCGAACCGGGAGTTCAGCTTTATACCGGCAATCATCTGAAAGGGACCGAAATTGGCAAAAGTGGTGTTGCTTATACAAAACGTACTGGTTTTTGTCTGGAAACTCAACATTTTCCCAATAGTCCGAATCAACCTGACTTCCCTTCTACTTTATTACAACCAGGTGAGGAATTGAATTCCACAACGATTTACAAATTCTCAGTAAAGGAATAAGCAAGGATATAAAAAATAGATTATAAAGTCCGGAGCGATTGTTACCGGACTTTTTATTTTTTCACACGTTTAAAGCGAAATAATTTTAACATCCAGTTCGGGAGGGGATGGTTTCCTCTTTTTCTGAAATCAAGGTACCAGTTCAGCTTTTTCATAAGAGGTATTCTGTGGGTTTCCACAAATTCAATCAGTGTTCCTTCCGGCGCCTGAATATAGGCAAAATTACCTGCTGCTTCACCCATATCGAACGATTCCAGGGCTTTTGCACTGTCAACGGTAAACGGATGTCCCATTCCCTTTACTTTTTCTCTGAATGCGTCCATTCCGTTTATGTCAAAACAAAGATGAATAAAACCCGGGTCTCCCCATATTCTTCCTTCATAGATATCTTTGGGGGCTCCTTCCAGAGCCTGCACCAATTCAATAACCGACTGCCCAAAGAACGGACTAAAAGCACCACTTTTGACATCGGAGTGTTTTAACAAAACTCTTCTGAATTTTTTATCTCCGCCTTTAATCCCCCTAAAATCTTCAAAGACACCGGTTTTATCGTAAACAACTTTGTCGTACTGCAGAATATCCTGGTAAACAGGAAGACTTTCTTCCATATTTTTTACACCAATAACAGCGCCCAAAACTCCTCCGCTAACCGATTTTTCTTTTTTTCTGAAGACTTCCTTTTGATTTTTTATTTCCCACATGTTTCCATAAATGTCTTTCATGTAGAAATGATCATTTCCTGCAGGATCTTTTTTTATTTTGGTAAGTAAATCCAAACCTTCGTCGGAAAATTTTTTGTAAGCGGATTTTACACTGTCAGTTTTTATCTTCCCCACATTAATACCCAAATCACCCAGTTGTATTTCAAAATCGGCAGTTTTGGGTTTTTTCCCTTTGTGCTGCCAAATTTCAAACCCTCCGCCACCTCGCATATTAAGTGCAAGAACAGCGTGTCTGGCTCTTGGTTTACCATCGGTATGGGCCAGCATCAACTCCGCCACCGCTTCGTCTTCAAACATTCGTATGTCCATCGAAAAATGTTCTCTGTACCACTTCCACGCTTCGTGAACATCTTCAACTCCAACCCCCAACTGTTGTATTCCGTTAATTTTTACTACCATGTTTTACTTTCTTAAAATCGTATTACAAAGGTTTTACTCTTGACGACAACCTGTAATATAAAAATGGAAGAAATCTCCTTATATAAACCATAATTATTTCTTTTCCTCCCACCAGTATTTCCTTTTTTTCGCGTTTTAGTTTCTTGCAGATAATTTCAGCTGATTTCTCTGCCGACATTCCGTTACCTTGCCCGTCATCCATTGTCGCGTGTGTTTTTCCCTCTTTATTTATGGCATTTATTGAAATGTTTGTTTTTATGCGTCCCGGAATAATGATTGAAACTTTTATGTTATTTTGCACATTTTCGGCGCGTAAACTTTCAAAAAAACCATGTAAAGCATGTTTCGACGCCGAATAGGAAGAACGATATGGAAACCCAAATTTTCCCACAATACTCGAGGTAACCGCAAGATGTCCTCCTCCGCGTTGAATCATTTTAGGAAGAATGGCTTTGGTAAGCGCTATCGTCCCAAAATAATTGATCTCAAATATTCTACGATCAACAAACAAAGGGGTTTCACTTACAAAAGAACGTTGACTGATTCCGCCAAAATGGTATAGTGCATCGATATTAATATCTTTAGAAAAAACTTTATTTGCTGCTTCTTCAACCGACTTCTCATCACCTAAGTCAAAGGGTACAACAGTTGTTTTACTTCCGTTTTGTTTACAAACGAGTGCAACATTTTCGAGTTCCTCCTTATTTCTTCCGGAAAGAATAAGATGTGATTTCTCCTCCGAGATTTTTAAAGCAACAGCTTTTCCAATTCCCGAGGATGCCCCGGTTATCCAGATAGTTTTTTTATTAAATTGCATTGTATAAAATCAGCGCGTACGAAGATAATATAATATTTTTTTGAACCATGACGATTTTAGTTTAAGAAACGTTAAAGGGCTTTACTTGACTTAAACTTTACCGCTTGCCTTATTTTGTCACGATTTTTTTGAAGCATTTTCCAGGCGTCTTTTATGTGGATTCAACTTTTCCGACTTTCAATTTTTCAGTTCGTTTTTAACTCTCTACCAAATGGGAATGGTAAGAATAAAAAGGAAACTTAAACTTTGAGAAGTGTTCAAAAAACGGGGGTACATTTTTTTTAATTGTCATCGTTTCAGAGGCAATATTTTCAGATATTCCACAATTGTATCTATTAATTTTTATAGATCCGAAATAACAGTTTTTGCATTAACACTTGTTTTTAGCCGATTAAACATTTATCTTCCGTCAGGGTTTGATTTATACAAACTTGTAAAAACAAACCAATAGTTTTAAACCAACTTACAAGAACCTTTTAAAATGAAAACAATATTTTTCCTGTCGCTTTTTAGTTTTTCTTTGGTTGTAACAGCCTGGGCTCAATCTCCTCAAGCGGATGCCCTGGTAACCCCAAAAATTGCC
This genomic interval carries:
- a CDS encoding MATE family efflux transporter — encoded protein: MSGKKIKVLSLTRFKKLDFKVIWQDIKEAISGTERDFTETSLGQAIFILAVPMVLEMIMESVFAVVDIFFVSKLGADAVATVGITESAMTVVYAIGMGLSLATTALVSRRIGEKNKKQAGVVAFQAIMVGVIISVCIAIPGILFAGEFLKLMGATDSMAAEGYMFPAIMFGSNMVIMLLFIINAVFRSSGDAAISMRVMWFANIVNIILDPLLIFGYGPFPELGLAGAAVATTTGRGLAVIYQFYLLFRGKHRIRLYWHSLKIRANVMAKLIRISGGGILQNLIATSSWILLVRIIAVSGPEALAGYTIAIRIIIFALLPAWGLSNAASTLVGQNLGAKQPERAERSVWITGYINMIFMGSLGVFLAAFPEFFIRLFIADAAVVQNGTMALRIISFGFLFYALGMVLVQGFNGSGDTNTPTRINLISFWLFEIPLAYFLAIVMKMGLTGASISIVAAETLLALIALFMFRKGKWKLREV
- a CDS encoding VOC family protein — translated: MVVKINGIQQLGVGVEDVHEAWKWYREHFSMDIRMFEDEAVAELMLAHTDGKPRARHAVLALNMRGGGGFEIWQHKGKKPKTADFEIQLGDLGINVGKIKTDSVKSAYKKFSDEGLDLLTKIKKDPAGNDHFYMKDIYGNMWEIKNQKEVFRKKEKSVSGGVLGAVIGVKNMEESLPVYQDILQYDKVVYDKTGVFEDFRGIKGGDKKFRRVLLKHSDVKSGAFSPFFGQSVIELVQALEGAPKDIYEGRIWGDPGFIHLCFDINGMDAFREKVKGMGHPFTVDSAKALESFDMGEAAGNFAYIQAPEGTLIEFVETHRIPLMKKLNWYLDFRKRGNHPLPNWMLKLFRFKRVKK
- a CDS encoding beta-L-arabinofuranosidase domain-containing protein produces the protein MNRFLYFSVIFFLLSCGRENRFPEPVSEKVSLDQVKIPGQLGLSNRDSNLTFEENVGSGGYLRELNRFQEMYLSKDSNFNLKNFEKAWNEVAANMSHSRLNLNDAVLWFRITGTLMQITGKAKYAEEMENIVLNGFKTNTEDESKEIENLVASYIFTKNVDHVHINLFVPAELQYEHTLHGKVKIKQETNFPDSGDISVSFSMEKNRYIEVFVRIPSWADGATVTVEGVKYTAPVGDYAFIAKKWHEGDEIKIHFPNKNQNLAGL
- a CDS encoding SDR family NAD(P)-dependent oxidoreductase, which produces MQFNKKTIWITGASSGIGKAVALKISEEKSHLILSGRNKEELENVALVCKQNGSKTTVVPFDLGDEKSVEEAANKVFSKDINIDALYHFGGISQRSFVSETPLFVDRRIFEINYFGTIALTKAILPKMIQRGGGHLAVTSSIVGKFGFPYRSSYSASKHALHGFFESLRAENVQNNIKVSIIIPGRIKTNISINAINKEGKTHATMDDGQGNGMSAEKSAEIICKKLKREKKEILVGGKEIIMVYIRRFLPFLYYRLSSRVKPL
- a CDS encoding L-serine ammonia-lyase, whose translation is MESIREIYKIGHGPSSSHTMGPKKAAEQFLQKNSGASRFAITLFGSLAATGKGHLTDKVIQETFKNENFEILWEPKVFLPKHPNALKFAAFNKESTLLDEWTAYSIGGGAIIDDFSETETKEIYPHKNMDEILKWCNSNGKQFWEYVIEYEGEEIWSFLEEVWDVMESSIKNGLEKDGVLPGILKLPRKAQSFYLKGQNFATPFKRRSQLFSYALAVSEENASGGKIVAAPTCGGSGVLPAVLKYFKKVYKIEKKAILRALATAGLFGNLVKTNASISGAEVGCQGEVGTACAMASAAATQLMGGTIYQIEYSAEMGLEHHLGLTCDPVAGLVQIPCIERNAFAAERAVSHNTYALMSDGRHRISFDEVVETMYTTGIDLQSNYRETSLGGLARWSASPKS
- a CDS encoding aldose epimerase family protein yields the protein MKNLSLILLIAFFAACDSSEQKSIEMPYKKSDFESIIDGKTTRAFTMENDNGMVVVLTNYGAKIVSIYVPDKNGNYADIMLGFKSVDDYQQYGASHGAVVGPFANRIANAQFTIDDETYHFPVNNGEACLHSGPDSWYRKVWDYEKNGNVTVFSLESPDGEFGFPGNKKVSVTYTLTDDNELKIDYKLTTDRACHFNLTNHSYFNLRGEGNGDILDHVLVINANQSTPVADAGMIPSGEIVDIRGTALDFTTPHAIGERIEADNEMLKYGSGYDFNYVINKEDGELAFAASAFEPESGRYMEVFTTEPGVQLYTGNHLKGTEIGKSGVAYTKRTGFCLETQHFPNSPNQPDFPSTLLQPGEELNSTTIYKFSVKE